The following coding sequences lie in one Apostichopus japonicus isolate 1M-3 chromosome 13, ASM3797524v1, whole genome shotgun sequence genomic window:
- the LOC139979012 gene encoding uncharacterized protein, with protein sequence MDQSGAVYLNVGGNFYTTTREVLKCDQESVIGKMFSQNPSKWTIDRNGNVFIDRDGSLFRYILNFLRVGALIVPTNFPELDMLLEEARFYEMKKLEEEIMQLREYFSNSISLILIMPQVVQLNVGGSLYTTSRSVLTKDAGSKLYHMLSGNMPNMVDTNGNVFIDRDGKLFRYILNFLRDNKLVVPLKFAEFDLLLAEAEYYQLKQLKEAILEKMISNVDIMEFVMIQCDTRTGAYEVKATKTTVFALYKKFGKDLHWHPRVETLSDVISFKDLDHDFISHL encoded by the exons ATGGATCAATCCGGTGCTGTTTACCTCAATGTCGGCGGTAACTTCTATACTACTACCCGGGAAGTTCTAAAATGTGATCAAGAATCCGTCATTGGAAAGATGTTTTCACAAAACCCTTCAAAATGGACCATAGACCGCAACGGTAATGTTTTCATCGACCGAGACGGAAGCCTATTTCGCTACATCTTGAATTTTCTGCGAGTTGGTGCGCTCATCGTACCCACAAACTTTCCCGAATTGGATATGTTACTTGAGGAAGCTAGGTTCTATGAGATGaagaaattagaagaagaaataatGCA ACTCCGTGAATATTTTTCAAACTCTATATCCTTAATACTCATCATGCCCCAAGTAGTGCAACTCAATGTCGGTGGCAGTTTGTACACGACTAGTCGATCGGTTCTTACAAAGGACGCTGGTTCCAAGTTGTATCATATGCTTTCAGGAAATATGCCAAACATGGTTGACACAAACGGTAATGTATTCATCGACCGGGATGGTAAACTGTTTCGTTACATTCTGAATTTTTTGCGAGATAATAAATTAGTTGTCCCTCTGAAATTTGCTGAATTTGACTTATTGTTAGCAGAAGCCGAATATTACCAGTTGAAACAACTAAAAGAAGCTATTCTGGAGAAAATGATTTCAAACGTTGATATAATGGAATTTGTGATGATACAATGTGATACTCGTACTGGAGCCTACGAGGTTAAAGCTACGAAGACGACGGTGTTTGCattgtacaaaaaatttggAAAAGATCTCCACTGGCACCCACGCGTCGAAACACTATCAGATGTCATATCGTTCAAGGACTTGGACCACGATTTCATTTCTCATCTTTAG